A genome region from Triticum aestivum cultivar Chinese Spring chromosome 2B, IWGSC CS RefSeq v2.1, whole genome shotgun sequence includes the following:
- the LOC123040171 gene encoding uncharacterized protein: MKEQLKASRIKILAALLVFAMVTQGLAIRVKGTVRNDITDEAVSAKTTLGAGSSTTVDNHHAIPRDQYSSHGGEDGSGGSGGDTTKN, translated from the coding sequence ATGAAAGAGCAACTGAAAGCAAGTAGGATTAAGATTTTGGCTGCCTTGCTGGTCTTCGCCATGGTTACTCAAGGCTTGGCGATTCGGGTCAAGGGGACGGTGAGGAATGACATCACCGATGAGGCTGTCAGCGCAAAAACCACCCTCGGTGCAGGCAGCAGCACAACCGTTGACAACCACCATGCAATCCCACGGGACCAGTATAGTAGCCATGGAGGAGAGGACGGATCAGGTGGCAGTGGTGGTGATACTACAAAGAACTAG